Proteins encoded by one window of Streptomyces sp. NBC_01571:
- the hisD gene encoding histidinol dehydrogenase, giving the protein MISRIDLRGDALPEGTALRDLLPRADFDVSAALEKVRPICEAVHHRGDAALIDYAEKFDGVRLEAVRVPAEALADALERLDPAVRAALEESIRRARVVHRAQRRTSHTTQVVQGGSVTEKWVPVERVGLYAPGGRSVYPSSVIMNAVPAQEAGVPSMALASPPQREFDGLPHPTILAACALLGIDEVYAVGGAQAVAMFAHGTDSCAPATMVTGPGNIWVAAAKRYFTGKIGIDTEAGPTEIAVLADETADPAHVAADLISQAEHDPLAAAVLVTDSPALADAVEKELGPQVAATKHVEDRIVPALRGRQSAIVLVDGIDEGLRVVDAYGAEHLEIQTADAAAVADRVKNAGAVFVGPWAPVSLGDYAAGSNHVLPTGGCACHSSGLSVQSFLRGIHIVDYTRDALADVAHHVVTLAEAEDLPAHGAAIKARFVGDEQVSRGWKVPEGK; this is encoded by the coding sequence GTGATCTCCCGAATCGATCTGCGCGGCGACGCCCTCCCCGAAGGCACCGCCCTGCGCGACCTGCTGCCCCGAGCCGACTTCGACGTATCGGCCGCCCTGGAGAAGGTGCGTCCGATCTGCGAGGCCGTGCATCATCGCGGGGACGCGGCACTGATCGACTACGCGGAGAAGTTCGACGGCGTTCGGCTGGAAGCCGTGCGGGTCCCGGCCGAGGCTCTCGCGGACGCCCTGGAGCGGCTCGACCCGGCCGTGCGCGCGGCCCTGGAGGAGTCCATCCGGCGGGCCCGCGTGGTCCACCGCGCGCAGCGCCGCACCTCGCACACCACCCAGGTCGTGCAGGGCGGCTCGGTCACCGAGAAGTGGGTGCCCGTCGAGCGGGTGGGTCTCTACGCGCCCGGCGGCCGGTCCGTCTACCCCTCGTCCGTGATCATGAACGCGGTCCCGGCCCAGGAGGCCGGCGTGCCCTCCATGGCCCTCGCCTCCCCGCCGCAGCGTGAGTTCGACGGACTTCCGCACCCGACGATCCTCGCCGCCTGCGCCCTCCTCGGCATCGACGAGGTGTACGCGGTCGGCGGCGCCCAGGCCGTCGCGATGTTCGCGCACGGAACCGACTCCTGCGCCCCGGCCACCATGGTCACCGGCCCCGGCAACATCTGGGTCGCCGCCGCCAAGCGGTACTTCACCGGCAAGATCGGCATCGACACCGAGGCAGGTCCCACCGAGATCGCCGTCCTCGCCGACGAGACCGCCGACCCGGCGCACGTCGCCGCCGACCTGATCAGCCAGGCCGAGCACGACCCGCTCGCCGCGGCCGTACTGGTCACCGACTCGCCGGCCCTCGCGGACGCGGTGGAGAAGGAACTGGGACCTCAGGTCGCGGCGACCAAGCACGTCGAGGACCGGATCGTCCCGGCCCTGCGGGGCCGGCAGTCCGCGATCGTGCTCGTCGACGGCATCGACGAGGGCCTGCGGGTCGTCGACGCGTACGGCGCGGAGCACCTGGAGATCCAGACGGCCGACGCGGCGGCGGTCGCCGACCGGGTCAAGAACGCCGGAGCGGTCTTCGTCGGCCCCTGGGCCCCCGTCTCGCTCGGCGACTACGCGGCGGGCTCCAACCACGTCCTGCCCACCGGCGGCTGCGCCTGCCACTCCTCGGGCCTGTCCGTCCAGTCCTTCCTGCGGGGCATCCACATCGTCGACTACACGCGGGACGCGCTCGCCGACGTCGCGCATCACGTGGTGACGCTCGCGGAGGCGGAGGACCTGCCGGCACACGGCGCGGCGATCAAGGCCCGTTTTGTCGGAGACGAACAAGTGTCGCGTGGCTGGAAGGTACCCGAAGGCAAGT
- a CDS encoding oxidoreductase, whose product MTEGAGLRAGDLPDELTAAEAGMWQAFRNGSVYDLRDGDTAVDDPHGGHPWGPERSVRARIVAWLLLDGPPALQGRVASLKLTGVRISDILDLAGGTVVPYVELKGCRFEKEILLPEARFTTVRLVDCSVPRLEAARVHTEGDLHLPRCRFHNGVRLTDAHIGTDLMLNQAVVYRDRRGRSITGDGMTVGQDLQAEMLESHGELSLRGATVGVSLSLRGSNLSNPYTRLALNAPQLTVNRTLYMTPAAVGTPWLTSGTTPARGTLVRRFECRGGIRLDDGRFGDAVDFEGARFTFDDDQELSLLRVQTPELRFLGERPERGKVVLSGARIVNLVDRADSWPQPGNLHMGGFSYENLVPQGAFPLTRRLEWVAAATAEYSPEPYERLATVLRDSGEDEDAREVLLAKQRRRRETLPLAAKLWGYAQDWTVAYGYRPGRAALWMAVLWAATSIAFSHASHPPVDDGGHPPWNAALFALDLLLPVVDLGQVGVWQLHGGWQWLAAVVILLGWILATTVAAGATRLLRRS is encoded by the coding sequence GTGACCGAGGGTGCCGGCCTCCGCGCCGGGGACCTGCCGGACGAACTGACCGCCGCCGAGGCCGGGATGTGGCAGGCCTTCCGCAACGGCAGCGTGTACGACCTGCGCGACGGGGACACCGCCGTGGACGATCCGCACGGCGGCCACCCCTGGGGGCCAGAGCGCAGTGTGCGGGCGCGGATCGTGGCGTGGCTGCTGCTCGACGGGCCACCCGCCCTGCAGGGCCGGGTCGCCTCCCTGAAGCTGACCGGCGTGCGGATCTCCGACATCCTGGACCTCGCGGGCGGCACCGTCGTGCCGTACGTCGAGCTGAAGGGCTGCCGGTTCGAGAAGGAGATCCTGCTGCCGGAGGCGCGCTTCACGACCGTACGCCTGGTCGACTGCTCGGTGCCGCGCCTGGAGGCGGCCCGGGTGCACACGGAGGGTGACCTGCATCTGCCGCGCTGCCGCTTCCACAACGGCGTACGGCTGACCGACGCGCACATCGGCACCGACCTGATGCTCAACCAGGCCGTGGTCTACCGGGACCGGCGCGGCCGCTCGATCACCGGCGACGGCATGACCGTGGGACAGGATCTGCAGGCGGAGATGCTGGAGTCGCACGGTGAGCTGAGCCTGCGCGGCGCGACCGTCGGCGTCTCGCTCAGCCTGCGCGGCAGCAACCTGAGCAATCCGTACACGCGGCTCGCCCTGAACGCCCCCCAGCTCACCGTCAACCGCACGCTGTACATGACACCCGCGGCCGTGGGCACACCCTGGCTGACGAGCGGCACCACCCCGGCGCGCGGCACGCTGGTGCGGCGGTTCGAGTGCCGGGGCGGCATACGGCTGGACGACGGGCGGTTCGGGGACGCGGTCGACTTCGAGGGGGCCCGTTTCACCTTCGACGACGACCAGGAGCTGTCACTGCTGCGGGTGCAGACGCCGGAACTGCGCTTTCTCGGGGAGCGGCCCGAGCGGGGCAAGGTCGTGCTGTCCGGCGCGCGGATCGTCAATCTGGTCGACCGAGCGGACAGCTGGCCCCAGCCGGGCAATCTGCACATGGGCGGCTTCAGCTACGAGAACCTCGTGCCCCAGGGCGCGTTCCCGCTGACGCGGCGCCTGGAGTGGGTGGCGGCGGCGACCGCCGAGTACAGCCCGGAGCCGTACGAGCGGCTGGCCACCGTGCTGCGCGACTCCGGCGAGGACGAGGACGCGCGCGAGGTGCTCCTCGCCAAGCAGCGCCGCCGCCGCGAGACGCTGCCGCTCGCGGCCAAGCTGTGGGGGTACGCGCAGGACTGGACGGTCGCCTACGGGTACCGGCCCGGCCGTGCCGCCCTGTGGATGGCGGTGCTCTGGGCGGCGACGTCGATCGCCTTCTCGCACGCGAGCCATCCGCCGGTCGACGACGGCGGACACCCGCCGTGGAACGCGGCGCTGTTCGCCCTGGACCTGCTGCTGCCCGTGGTCGACCTCGGACAGGTGGGCGTCTGGCAGCTGCACGGCGGCTGGCAGTGGCTGGCCGCCGTGGTGATCCTGCTCGGCTGGATCCTGGCGACGACGGTGGCGGCGGGGGCGACCCGACTGCTGCGACGCAGCTGA
- a CDS encoding LON peptidase substrate-binding domain-containing protein, protein MTTVRLPLFPLNSVLFPGLVLPLNIFEERYRAMMRDLLKTPEDEPRRFAVVAIRDGHEVATSGPGMPDQTAVPARGPAAGFGDNPFLAFHDVGCIADAATIRERADGSFEVLATGTTRVRLLSVEASGAFLTAELEELPEEPGEEAGALAEGVLRAFRQYQKRLAGARERSLSTGADLPDEPAVVSYLVAAAAMLDIPAKQKLLQASDTASRLREELKLLRAETAIIRNLPSLPASELTRGPTSLN, encoded by the coding sequence GTGACCACCGTCCGGCTCCCCCTCTTCCCGCTGAACTCGGTACTGTTCCCCGGGCTCGTGCTGCCTCTGAACATCTTCGAGGAGCGCTATCGCGCCATGATGCGCGATCTGCTGAAGACCCCCGAGGACGAACCGCGCCGGTTCGCCGTCGTCGCCATCCGCGACGGCCACGAGGTCGCGACGAGCGGCCCCGGCATGCCCGACCAGACCGCCGTGCCCGCCCGCGGGCCCGCCGCCGGCTTCGGCGACAACCCCTTCCTGGCCTTCCACGATGTGGGCTGCATCGCGGACGCGGCGACCATCCGGGAGCGTGCGGACGGCAGCTTCGAGGTGCTGGCCACCGGAACCACGCGGGTACGGCTGCTGTCCGTGGAGGCCTCCGGCGCGTTCCTCACCGCCGAGCTGGAGGAGCTGCCTGAGGAGCCGGGCGAGGAGGCGGGCGCGCTCGCCGAAGGCGTCCTGCGCGCCTTCCGCCAGTACCAGAAGCGGCTCGCCGGCGCCCGCGAACGCTCCCTGTCCACCGGCGCCGACCTCCCGGACGAGCCGGCGGTGGTCTCCTACCTGGTCGCGGCCGCCGCGATGCTGGACATCCCGGCGAAGCAGAAGCTGCTCCAGGCCTCCGACACGGCCTCCCGCCTCCGCGAGGAGCTGAAACTCCTGCGCGCCGAGACCGCGATCATCCGTAATCTGCCGTCGTTGCCGGCGTCGGAGCTGACGCGCGGCCCGACGAGTCTGAACTGA
- the ybaK gene encoding Cys-tRNA(Pro) deacylase, translating to MAKKPKKQQQSGGTPATVALTAAGVAYTVHAYEHDPAHPSYGEEAAEAMGVSPDRVFKTLVADVDGALVVAVVPVAGSLDLKALATAVGGKRAAMADLAAAERTTGYVRGGISPLGQRRKLRTVLDASARLHETICVSAGRRGLEVELAPDDLATLTDAVRAPVARG from the coding sequence ATGGCGAAGAAGCCGAAGAAACAGCAGCAGTCCGGGGGTACTCCCGCGACCGTCGCCCTGACGGCGGCGGGCGTCGCGTACACGGTGCACGCCTACGAGCACGACCCGGCGCACCCCTCGTACGGCGAGGAGGCGGCCGAGGCGATGGGCGTCTCCCCCGACCGGGTCTTCAAGACCCTGGTCGCGGACGTGGACGGCGCCCTCGTCGTCGCGGTCGTCCCGGTCGCGGGCTCCCTGGACCTGAAGGCCCTGGCCACGGCCGTGGGCGGCAAGCGGGCGGCGATGGCGGACCTGGCGGCCGCCGAACGCACGACGGGCTATGTCCGTGGCGGCATCTCACCCCTGGGCCAGCGCAGGAAACTCCGTACGGTGCTGGACGCGTCCGCGCGACTGCACGAGACGATCTGTGTCTCGGCGGGGCGGCGCGGCCTGGAGGTCGAGCTCGCCCCCGACGACCTCGCCACCCTCACCGACGCCGTGCGCGCGCCTGTTGCACGGGGCTGA
- a CDS encoding AAA family ATPase: MTAPLTPPPPPNHQPSDHAHGWQAPPAGGADGHAGYEKDGPGMKTEVREAAVITVAVALTGVLLGVLWWWLAPHVPLVADDTAVYLKDTEGEQAIGVDGTFTLLALGFGVVSAAVVFLVRRRGGVPLVLGLAVGGLLGSVLAWRLGVYLGPTQNVVAHAKAVGKGVTFSAPLKLGAKGALLAWSLGALVVHLGLTALFGPRDPDPYASPYPSFPPVPPAG; encoded by the coding sequence GTGACCGCACCGCTGACTCCGCCTCCGCCGCCGAACCACCAGCCCTCGGACCACGCCCACGGCTGGCAGGCTCCGCCTGCCGGTGGCGCCGACGGGCACGCCGGGTACGAGAAGGACGGGCCCGGGATGAAGACGGAAGTCCGGGAGGCCGCCGTCATCACGGTGGCGGTGGCGCTGACGGGTGTGCTGCTCGGCGTGCTGTGGTGGTGGCTGGCGCCGCATGTGCCGCTGGTCGCGGACGACACGGCCGTGTATCTGAAGGACACCGAGGGGGAGCAGGCCATCGGGGTGGACGGAACGTTCACGCTGCTGGCGCTCGGGTTCGGAGTGGTCAGCGCGGCCGTGGTGTTCCTGGTGCGGCGGCGCGGGGGTGTGCCGCTGGTCCTCGGGCTCGCCGTGGGCGGTCTGCTCGGTTCGGTGCTGGCCTGGCGGCTCGGCGTCTATCTGGGACCCACGCAGAACGTGGTGGCCCATGCCAAGGCCGTGGGCAAGGGGGTGACCTTCTCCGCGCCGTTGAAGCTGGGCGCGAAGGGGGCGTTGTTGGCGTGGTCGCTGGGTGCGTTGGTGGTGCATCTGGGGTTGACCGCGTTGTTCGGGCCGCGGGATCCGGATCCCTACGCGAGCCCTTATCCGTCGTTCCCGCCGGTGCCTCCGGCGGGCTGA
- a CDS encoding ABC transporter permease, with protein MSVVPAEVLPGSALSVAEEIGDAVELGPRARLWPSLAAVYRAQLSRARVARIPLLFVATFQSVGIMILMRGVVDGGGEARAVVAGASVLVVAFVALNLLAQYFGHLRASGGLDHYATLPVPPAAVVLGAAGAYASFTVPGTVATAVFGCVLFGLPMAHLWVLVAVIPLAGAALAGLGAALGLLAPRPELATLLGQLGMSAALLLGVLPADRLPTVVQYGRDLLPSTYGVEAFARTFGAHPDWTFVLGDLAVCAGVGVASLAVATWAYRRAAVR; from the coding sequence GTGAGTGTCGTACCCGCCGAGGTGCTGCCGGGCAGCGCGCTGTCCGTGGCCGAGGAGATCGGCGACGCCGTGGAACTCGGGCCGAGGGCACGGCTGTGGCCCTCCCTCGCCGCCGTGTACCGGGCGCAGCTCTCCCGGGCACGCGTGGCGCGGATCCCGCTGCTGTTCGTGGCCACCTTCCAGTCCGTCGGGATCATGATCCTGATGCGGGGCGTGGTGGACGGCGGGGGCGAGGCGCGGGCCGTGGTGGCCGGGGCGTCGGTCCTGGTGGTCGCCTTCGTCGCGCTCAACCTCCTCGCGCAGTACTTCGGGCACCTGCGGGCCAGCGGCGGCCTCGACCACTACGCGACCCTGCCGGTGCCGCCGGCGGCCGTCGTGCTCGGTGCCGCGGGCGCGTACGCGTCCTTCACGGTGCCGGGGACCGTCGCCACCGCCGTCTTCGGCTGTGTGCTCTTCGGGCTGCCCATGGCCCACCTGTGGGTGCTCGTGGCGGTGATCCCGCTCGCGGGCGCGGCGCTCGCCGGGCTGGGGGCGGCGCTCGGGCTGCTCGCGCCGCGGCCCGAACTCGCGACGCTGCTGGGACAGCTGGGCATGTCCGCGGCGCTGCTGCTGGGGGTGCTGCCGGCCGACCGGCTGCCGACGGTCGTGCAGTACGGTCGTGATCTGCTGCCCTCGACGTACGGCGTCGAGGCCTTCGCGCGGACGTTCGGGGCGCATCCGGACTGGACCTTCGTCCTCGGTGACCTCGCCGTCTGCGCGGGCGTCGGGGTCGCCTCGCTGGCCGTGGCGACGTGGGCGTACCGCCGGGCGGCCGTCCGGTGA
- a CDS encoding ABC transporter ATP-binding protein: MSTRTAQAVRNGHGGGLVCAVRALTKTYPAVRGRRGAPGTPEVRATDGVRLDIRRGEIFGLLGPNGAGKSTLVRQLTGLMRPDSGSVEILGHDIVRHPERAARILAYLGQESTALDELTVSLAAETTGRLRGLELREARAERDAVLDELGLTALASRPLKKLSGGQRRLACVAAALVGERPLLVLDEPTTGMDPVARRAVWAAVDRRRAERGTTVLLVTHNVIEAETVLDRVAVLDRGRVIACDTPAGLKERVAGEVRVELVWRENAPLDVPEVAALRSRAVESGRRWTLRLAPEEARAAVATVTGGAAFAALDDFTLATPSLEDVYLALGGDTRGLVKA; encoded by the coding sequence GTGAGTACGCGCACGGCACAGGCAGTCCGGAACGGACACGGGGGCGGTCTCGTGTGCGCGGTGCGCGCGCTGACCAAGACCTATCCGGCCGTCCGGGGACGCCGGGGCGCCCCCGGCACACCCGAGGTCCGGGCCACCGACGGGGTGCGGCTGGACATCCGGCGCGGCGAGATCTTCGGTCTGCTGGGGCCGAACGGCGCCGGCAAGTCGACCCTGGTCCGCCAGCTCACCGGTCTCATGCGACCCGACAGCGGCAGCGTCGAGATCCTCGGGCACGACATCGTGCGCCACCCCGAGCGGGCGGCGCGGATCCTCGCCTACCTCGGACAGGAGTCCACCGCCCTCGACGAGCTGACCGTGTCGCTGGCGGCTGAGACGACCGGACGGCTGCGCGGGCTTGAGCTGCGTGAGGCACGGGCCGAGCGGGACGCCGTACTCGACGAACTGGGCCTGACCGCGCTGGCCTCCCGCCCTCTGAAGAAGCTGTCGGGCGGACAGCGGCGGCTCGCGTGCGTCGCCGCCGCACTCGTCGGGGAGCGGCCGCTGCTGGTCCTCGACGAACCGACCACCGGAATGGACCCCGTCGCCCGGCGCGCCGTCTGGGCCGCCGTCGACCGGCGCCGGGCCGAGCGCGGGACGACCGTGCTGCTGGTCACCCACAACGTCATCGAGGCCGAGACCGTCCTCGACCGGGTCGCCGTCCTCGACCGCGGCCGCGTCATCGCCTGCGACACCCCGGCCGGTCTGAAGGAGCGGGTCGCGGGCGAGGTCCGGGTCGAACTCGTCTGGCGCGAGAACGCCCCCCTGGACGTGCCCGAGGTCGCCGCGCTGCGCTCCCGGGCCGTCGAGTCGGGCCGGCGCTGGACCCTGCGGCTCGCGCCCGAGGAGGCCCGCGCGGCGGTCGCCACGGTCACCGGCGGCGCCGCCTTCGCCGCGCTCGACGACTTCACACTGGCCACGCCGAGCCTGGAGGACGTGTACCTGGCGCTCGGCGGCGACACGCGGGGGCTGGTGAAGGCGTGA
- a CDS encoding NYN domain-containing protein, which translates to MDRCIVLVDAGYLLGAAASLLAGEPSRSRITVDHGALIQGLRDRAESDTERPLLRIYWFDGAPDRVPQPEHRRLRVMPRVTVRLGALTRSDGRWAQKGVDAAMHAELTELARNRACSDVVLVTGDGDLLPGMMAAKEHGVAVHLWAVQAADGDYNQSEDLVAEADERRVLDRAWITKAVRAKEIGGICAPQPAPRPEIAAILSAPLPDSSLADSSLADSAERAAQDAEHGPAAESQNGAEERVPAPKGVPTPKDLAALRAPGVQAAQPPTSATLRWSSDKGWIERPGGTTESAEAAVLPTLAQLTSAEQRWADREEDITTVGGDPYEVGQVFARRWMGRLTDQSHLQKLSAMYPRVPHRVDGELLRYAARFGLLAHKDDQIDEHDRYAIRAGFWREIDVRTAAEHAPAGE; encoded by the coding sequence GTGGACCGCTGCATCGTCCTGGTGGACGCCGGGTATCTGCTCGGTGCTGCCGCCAGTCTCCTGGCGGGAGAGCCCTCGAGATCCCGGATCACCGTCGACCACGGCGCCCTCATCCAGGGGCTGCGCGACCGTGCCGAATCCGACACGGAGCGGCCCCTGCTGCGTATCTACTGGTTCGACGGCGCCCCCGACCGCGTACCGCAGCCGGAGCACCGCAGGCTCAGGGTGATGCCGCGGGTGACGGTACGCCTCGGCGCGCTGACCCGCAGCGACGGACGGTGGGCGCAGAAGGGCGTCGACGCCGCCATGCACGCCGAGCTCACCGAACTCGCCCGCAACCGCGCCTGCTCCGACGTGGTCCTGGTGACCGGCGACGGGGATCTGCTGCCGGGCATGATGGCCGCCAAGGAGCACGGTGTCGCCGTGCACCTGTGGGCCGTGCAGGCCGCCGACGGGGACTACAACCAGTCCGAGGACCTGGTCGCCGAGGCCGACGAGCGGCGGGTGCTGGACCGGGCCTGGATCACCAAGGCCGTACGGGCCAAGGAGATCGGCGGGATCTGCGCCCCACAGCCCGCGCCGCGCCCGGAGATCGCCGCGATCCTCTCCGCGCCGCTGCCCGACTCCTCGCTCGCCGACTCCTCGCTCGCCGACTCCGCGGAGCGTGCCGCCCAGGACGCGGAGCACGGGCCGGCCGCCGAGTCGCAGAACGGCGCCGAGGAGCGTGTTCCCGCCCCCAAGGGCGTCCCCACACCCAAGGACCTCGCCGCACTGCGCGCGCCCGGCGTCCAGGCCGCCCAGCCCCCCACCAGCGCCACCCTGCGCTGGTCCTCCGACAAGGGGTGGATCGAGCGGCCGGGGGGCACCACGGAGTCCGCCGAGGCCGCCGTGCTGCCCACGCTCGCCCAGCTCACCTCCGCCGAGCAGCGCTGGGCCGACCGGGAGGAGGACATCACCACGGTCGGCGGCGACCCGTACGAGGTCGGACAGGTCTTCGCGCGCCGCTGGATGGGGCGGCTGACGGACCAGAGCCATCTGCAGAAGCTGTCCGCGATGTACCCGCGCGTCCCGCACCGCGTCGACGGCGAGCTGCTGCGCTACGCCGCGCGGTTCGGACTGCTCGCGCACAAGGACGACCAGATCGACGAGCACGACCGGTATGCCATCCGGGCGGGCTTCTGGCGCGAGATCGACGTGCGTACGGCCGCGGAGCACGCCCCCGCCGGGGAGTGA